The following are encoded together in the Poseidonibacter lekithochrous genome:
- a CDS encoding thioredoxin fold domain-containing protein produces MKKILLVLSLFMVSVFADIYNDETRLIAQGKGVMFIFESKSCPYCELLKKDFKENKEMKEISKGFNIYFINQDNQKDYVVGTTKKQETTTTLRMAFMSKTTPNIVMFDKKWNKIFQLPGYAHPAQMITFMKFIDGLHNGDYTAKDWQKYLKDNGVS; encoded by the coding sequence ATGAAAAAGATTTTATTAGTACTTAGTTTATTTATGGTTTCTGTATTTGCTGATATTTACAATGATGAAACTAGATTAATTGCCCAAGGTAAAGGCGTAATGTTTATTTTTGAAAGTAAGTCATGTCCTTATTGTGAATTACTAAAAAAAGATTTTAAAGAAAATAAAGAGATGAAAGAGATATCAAAAGGTTTTAATATCTATTTTATTAATCAAGACAATCAAAAAGATTATGTAGTTGGAACAACAAAAAAACAAGAAACAACTACAACATTAAGAATGGCATTTATGTCTAAAACTACTCCAAATATTGTAATGTTTGATAAAAAATGGAATAAGATTTTTCAACTACCAGGATATGCACATCCTGCACAAATGATTACGTTTATGAAATTTATTGATGGTTTACATAATGGCGATTATACTGCTAAAGATTGGCAAAAATACCTAAAAGATAATGGTGTTTCATAA
- a CDS encoding thioredoxin family protein: MKNKFLSKTIITSLVASTILLSGCSEGKSKAEVVEEKPKIAQQQTDERVKEVPEKKIVYTKYDSVVDDVFKDIAKIGPEGKYMLLVFGTNTDPYTDRLKADIKSSKELTDKLMNNFSSYYLKAHENKRLKLFHEGDYMDVDTKTMINIYAVQSTPTLIFTDKNGKAVIVVPGYMPAKQFLETINFMESKKWEGKDRKNGEVYEALKNHYINNGIDVKTKA; this comes from the coding sequence ATGAAAAATAAATTTTTAAGTAAAACAATTATCACATCATTAGTTGCATCAACTATATTATTAAGTGGATGTAGTGAAGGCAAGTCAAAAGCAGAAGTTGTTGAAGAAAAACCAAAAATTGCACAACAACAAACAGACGAAAGAGTAAAAGAAGTACCAGAGAAAAAAATAGTTTATACTAAATACGATTCAGTTGTAGATGATGTATTTAAAGATATAGCAAAGATTGGTCCTGAGGGTAAATATATGTTATTAGTATTTGGAACAAATACAGATCCTTATACAGATAGATTAAAAGCTGATATTAAAAGCTCAAAAGAATTAACAGACAAATTAATGAATAATTTCTCGTCATATTATTTGAAAGCCCATGAAAACAAAAGATTAAAACTATTCCATGAGGGTGACTATATGGATGTTGATACAAAAACTATGATTAATATCTATGCTGTTCAATCAACACCTACCCTAATCTTCACAGATAAAAATGGTAAAGCTGTAATTGTTGTACCTGGATATATGCCAGCAAAACAGTTTTTAGAAACTATTAACTTTATGGAAAGTAAAAAATGGGAAGGTAAAGATAGAAAGAATGGCGAAGTTTATGAAGCTTTAAAAAACCATTACATTAATAATGGTATTGACGTTAAAACAAAGGCTTAA
- a CDS encoding cytochrome C gives MKSLVCKIAKIALFASVLSFSTLFGAEHSKGMAEMEAVSGGDSCIKCHKGIESIRDTKSDMMQQIMAMGQGIGDTGGCVVCHGGNPEDGTVKGAHKGAPAGHAGGLAEFVRDPGSMWVADKTCGICHADTVKNTMKSLMMTEAGKIQGNMHTWGTYDTKKVQYANYDVKDEDGKEPAWGTKVYKDYMLKMIDKYPDQFPTELKQLPLPPSGPEDFAGKTEQEIGEMASITYQRSDCQRCHIGVRGRKGRGDWRGMGCSACHMPYGNEGIYEGNDPTIDKKEHGHMLVHMMQGSREAKVKTPSGMEFSGIHPETCNSCHNRGKRIGVSYVGLMEQPYGSPLNEGGKSQSKHHGKRYKHIKEDLHFEAGMTCQDCHTSVDMHGDGTLFGTTLGQVEIECSDCHGTNDKYPWQLKVGYGENFKIETPEGPRGMATDLPYYMTQGTVYDKQGGYLLSTRGNPLGNVVKVENKNKVIVHLASGKDLEVPLLKYKADTKTYKSQQAHVAMGEIKAHMDNLECYACHSDWAPQCYGCHVKVDYTPGKSKIDWIASGSSHLKNGETSESVLGTKGKKLFGKPSETRSYLRWEDPILGINGEGLVTPVIPGCQVTFTVIGPDGKTLILNKQARVQDNGSTVAGTDMSPVQPHTTGRKARTCESCHSNPKALGYGIQDGQFLQKQGEDLYMDLQDLKTGKFVPKNKTVQMKGIPGMDYDWSQIVTRDGKQLQTVGSHWPDSRPLDQDQRERMEKTGLCMGCHQNMSNKEIWDKLNTDKKLNLKEHIEKMHEMATKAAKAK, from the coding sequence ATGAAAAGCTTAGTGTGTAAAATTGCTAAGATTGCATTATTTGCATCGGTACTTTCATTTTCTACACTTTTTGGGGCTGAACACTCAAAAGGTATGGCAGAAATGGAAGCAGTATCTGGTGGTGACTCATGTATTAAATGTCATAAAGGCATAGAATCAATTAGAGATACCAAATCAGATATGATGCAACAAATAATGGCAATGGGCCAAGGCATTGGCGACACAGGGGGATGTGTTGTTTGTCATGGTGGTAATCCTGAAGACGGTACTGTAAAAGGTGCTCACAAAGGTGCTCCTGCAGGTCATGCAGGTGGATTAGCTGAATTTGTTAGAGATCCAGGTTCTATGTGGGTTGCTGATAAAACATGTGGTATTTGTCATGCTGATACTGTGAAAAATACTATGAAGTCATTAATGATGACTGAAGCTGGTAAAATTCAAGGAAACATGCATACATGGGGAACATATGATACTAAAAAAGTTCAATATGCAAACTATGATGTAAAAGATGAAGATGGTAAAGAACCAGCTTGGGGAACAAAAGTATATAAAGATTATATGCTTAAAATGATTGATAAATATCCTGATCAATTCCCAACTGAATTAAAACAACTTCCATTACCACCAAGTGGTCCAGAAGATTTCGCTGGTAAAACAGAACAAGAAATTGGAGAAATGGCTTCTATTACTTACCAAAGATCTGATTGTCAGAGATGTCATATCGGTGTTAGAGGTAGAAAAGGTAGAGGTGACTGGAGAGGAATGGGATGTTCTGCTTGTCACATGCCTTATGGAAATGAAGGTATTTACGAAGGTAATGACCCAACTATTGATAAAAAAGAACATGGACATATGTTAGTACATATGATGCAAGGTTCAAGAGAAGCTAAAGTAAAAACTCCATCTGGAATGGAATTCTCTGGTATTCACCCTGAAACTTGTAACTCTTGTCACAATAGAGGTAAAAGAATTGGTGTTTCTTACGTTGGTTTAATGGAACAACCTTATGGTTCTCCTTTAAATGAAGGTGGAAAATCTCAATCTAAACACCACGGTAAAAGATATAAACACATCAAAGAAGACTTACACTTTGAAGCGGGTATGACTTGTCAAGATTGTCACACTTCAGTTGATATGCATGGTGATGGTACATTATTTGGTACTACATTAGGTCAAGTTGAAATTGAGTGTTCAGATTGTCACGGTACAAATGATAAATATCCATGGCAGTTAAAAGTTGGTTACGGTGAAAACTTCAAAATTGAAACTCCTGAAGGTCCAAGAGGTATGGCTACTGATTTACCATACTATATGACTCAAGGTACAGTTTATGATAAACAAGGTGGATATTTATTATCTACTAGAGGTAACCCACTAGGAAACGTTGTAAAAGTTGAAAATAAAAATAAAGTAATTGTTCATTTAGCATCTGGTAAAGATCTAGAAGTTCCTTTATTAAAATATAAAGCTGATACAAAAACATATAAATCACAACAAGCACACGTTGCTATGGGTGAAATCAAAGCTCACATGGATAACTTAGAATGTTATGCTTGTCACTCTGATTGGGCTCCACAATGTTATGGTTGTCACGTAAAAGTAGATTATACTCCTGGTAAATCTAAAATTGACTGGATTGCATCTGGTTCATCACACTTAAAAAATGGTGAAACTTCTGAGTCTGTTTTAGGAACAAAAGGTAAAAAACTATTTGGTAAACCTAGTGAAACTAGATCTTACTTAAGATGGGAAGACCCAATTTTAGGTATCAATGGTGAAGGACTTGTAACTCCTGTAATTCCTGGATGTCAAGTAACATTTACTGTAATTGGACCTGATGGTAAAACTCTTATCTTAAATAAACAAGCTAGAGTTCAAGATAATGGATCAACAGTTGCTGGTACGGATATGTCACCTGTTCAACCACACACAACTGGTAGAAAAGCTAGAACTTGTGAATCTTGTCACTCTAATCCTAAAGCATTAGGTTATGGTATTCAAGATGGACAATTCTTACAAAAACAAGGTGAAGATTTATACATGGATCTTCAAGATTTAAAAACTGGTAAATTCGTTCCTAAAAACAAAACAGTTCAAATGAAAGGTATTCCAGGTATGGATTACGATTGGTCGCAAATCGTAACTAGAGATGGAAAACAACTTCAAACTGTTGGTTCTCACTGGCCTGATTCAAGACCTCTTGATCAAGACCAAAGAGAAAGAATGGAAAAAACTGGTTTATGTATGGGTTGTCACCAAAATATGTCAAACAAAGAAATTTGGGACAAATTAAACACGGACAAAAAACTAAACCTAAAAGAACACATTGAAAAAATGCATGAAATGGCTACTAAAGCTGCTAAAGCAAAATAA
- a CDS encoding thioredoxin family protein gives MKKLLFLLFMIISCLSAEDEWKKGLDWQHEFDEAVQLANYHNKPIFMFLESRTCFYCPKLKEEIFNQKEFQEKIKKYFIPVILDNSLDADSDVENTGQCPPRLTVSMTPAIYFMGPNEEKLSRKGKKHMIIYGMWDLKQMLEWMDDAIKKFEKLHGAKYDFKK, from the coding sequence ATGAAAAAATTATTATTTCTTCTATTTATGATTATATCGTGCTTAAGCGCTGAAGATGAATGGAAAAAAGGTTTAGACTGGCAACATGAATTTGATGAAGCAGTACAGCTTGCAAATTATCATAATAAACCAATTTTTATGTTTTTAGAATCAAGAACTTGTTTTTATTGTCCCAAATTAAAAGAAGAAATTTTTAATCAAAAAGAATTTCAAGAAAAAATAAAAAAATATTTTATACCAGTAATATTAGATAATTCATTAGATGCTGATTCGGATGTAGAAAATACAGGACAATGTCCTCCAAGACTAACTGTATCTATGACACCTGCAATATATTTTATGGGACCAAATGAAGAGAAGTTATCAAGAAAAGGCAAAAAACATATGATTATTTATGGAATGTGGGACCTTAAACAGATGTTAGAGTGGATGGATGATGCCATTAAAAAATTTGAAAAACTTCATGGAGCTAAATATGATTTTAAAAAATAA
- a CDS encoding c-type cytochrome gives MILKNKTTLLCIVILMLSFTNLNAAKKRGAYATKNIIGQSFYLKACSSCHGEGSRGGNMASIREWKELFAKNAFELKDLHTDDEETLLVIEYFNSDEFQIQKVDLLDFLQEFAYDSENIPTCN, from the coding sequence ATGATTTTAAAAAATAAAACTACACTGCTATGTATAGTAATTCTTATGCTTTCATTTACAAATTTAAATGCAGCTAAAAAAAGAGGTGCTTATGCTACAAAAAATATTATTGGACAAAGCTTTTATTTAAAAGCATGTTCTTCTTGCCATGGAGAGGGTAGTCGTGGTGGAAATATGGCTTCAATTAGAGAATGGAAAGAGCTATTTGCAAAGAATGCTTTTGAACTAAAAGATTTACATACAGACGATGAAGAAACACTATTAGTAATTGAGTATTTTAACTCAGATGAGTTCCAAATCCAAAAAGTAGATTTATTGGATTTTTTACAAGAATTTGCATATGATTCAGAGAATATTCCTACTTGTAATTAA
- a CDS encoding response regulator transcription factor, which produces MKILLLEDDNFICESIKSYFELDGNKVDFFNDGEELLDNAILTNYDIFLFDINTPKKNGFETLKAIRDDGISTPAIYLTAQSDIEHVKQGYALGCSDYVRKPFILDELELRINQILHKDLDSDNVKITESYSFNLCSMQLAFEGESIDLKQQEKDLLYILVKNIGNIVSPSIIKDYVWDEKDVCDNTLRTQIKKIRTKLKENFIVNIRNSGYKIEKNA; this is translated from the coding sequence ATGAAAATTTTACTTTTAGAGGACGATAACTTTATCTGTGAATCTATAAAAAGTTATTTTGAACTAGATGGAAATAAGGTAGATTTTTTTAATGATGGAGAAGAATTATTAGACAATGCAATTCTTACAAATTATGATATATTTCTTTTTGATATTAATACTCCAAAAAAAAATGGTTTTGAAACATTAAAAGCCATTAGAGACGATGGAATAAGTACTCCTGCAATTTATTTAACTGCACAAAGTGATATTGAACATGTAAAACAAGGTTATGCTTTAGGCTGTAGTGATTATGTTCGAAAGCCTTTTATTTTAGATGAACTAGAACTTAGAATCAACCAAATTTTACATAAAGATTTAGACTCTGACAATGTAAAAATAACAGAATCTTATAGCTTTAATTTGTGCTCAATGCAATTAGCTTTTGAAGGTGAGAGCATAGATTTAAAACAACAAGAAAAAGATTTATTATATATTTTAGTAAAAAATATAGGAAATATCGTAAGTCCTAGTATTATAAAAGATTATGTTTGGGATGAAAAAGATGTTTGTGATAATACCCTAAGAACTCAAATAAAAAAAATTAGAACTAAACTAAAAGAAAATTTTATTGTTAATATTAGAAACTCTGGTTACAAGATAGAAAAGAATGCTTGA